A stretch of Lepisosteus oculatus isolate fLepOcu1 chromosome 11, fLepOcu1.hap2, whole genome shotgun sequence DNA encodes these proteins:
- the tubb4bl gene encoding tubulin beta-4B chain has translation MREIVHLQAGQCGNQIGAKFWEVISDEHGIDPTGTYHGDSDLQLERISVYYNEATGGKYVPRAILVDLEPGTMDSVRSGPFGQIFRPDNFVFGQSGAGNNWAKGHYTEGAELVDSVLDVVRKEAESCDCLQGFQLTHSLGGGTGSGMGTLLISKIREEYPDRIMNTFSVVPSPKVSDTVVEPYNATLSVHQLVENTDETYCIDNEALYDICFRTLKLTTPTYGDLNHLVSATMSGVTTCLRFPGQLNADLRKLAVNMVPFPRLHFFMPGFAPLTSRGSQQYRALTVPELTQQMFDAKNMMAACDPRHGRYLTVAAVFRGRMSMKEVDEQMLNVQNKNSSYFVEWIPNNVKTAVCDIPPRGLKMAATFIGNSTAIQELFKRISEQFTAMFRRKAFLHWYTGEGMDEMEFTEAESNMNDLVSEYQQYQDATAEEGEFEEEAEEEVA, from the exons TTCTGGGAAGTCATCAGTGATGAACATGGCATTGACCCAACTGGAACTTACCATGGAGACAGTGACCTGCAGCTTGAGAGGATCAGCGTCTACTACAATGAGGCCACAG GAGGGAAATATGTCCCAAGAGCAATCCTTGTGGACCTGGAACCGGGTACCATGGACTCCGTGAGGTCTGGACCTTTTGGTCAGATTTTTAGGCCCGATAACTTTGTGTTCG GGCAAAGTGGTGCTGGAAACAACTGGGCAAAGGGACACTACACAGAGGGGGCCGAACTGGTTGACTCTGTTCTCGATGTAGTTCGGAAGGAGGCGGAGAGCTGTGACTGCCTGCAGGGGTTTCAGCTTACCCACTCTCTGGGTGGAGGCACTGGGTCTGGCATGGGCACATTGTTGATCAGCAAAATCCGGGAGGAGTATCCTGACAGGATCATGAACACCTTCAGCGTCGTGCCCTCACCTAAAGTCTCTGACACCGTTGTGGAGCCTTACAACGCTACCCTCTCGGTGCACCAGCTGGTGGAAAACACAGATGAGACCTACTGCATCGACAATGAGGCTTTGTATGACATCTGCTTCCGTACGCTCAAGCTTACCACCCCAACCTATGGCGACTTGAACCATCTGGTTTCTGCCACCATGAGCGGGGTCACCACGTGCCTTCGATTCCCTGGCCAGCTCAATGCTGATCTACGCAAACTGGCTGTCAACATGGTGCCCTTCCCTCGTCTGCACTTCTTTATGCCCGGGTTTGCCCCCCtcaccagcagggggagccagCAATACCGTGCCCTGACAGTTCCTGAGCTCACGCAACAGATGTTCGATGCCAAGAACATGATGGCGGCCTGCGACCCCCGCCATGGCCGTTACCTGACTGTAGCTGCTGTCTTCCGTGGAAGGATGTCCATGAAGGAAGTGGACGAACAAATGCTCAACGTAcagaacaagaacagcagctatTTTGTGGAGTGGATTCCCAATAATGTGAAGACAGCTGTCTGTGACATTCCACCCAGAGGGCTTAAGATGGCTGCCACTTTCATCGGAAACAGCACGGCCATTCAGGAGCTGTTCAAGCGCATCTCTGAGCAGTTCACCGCTATGTTCAGGCGCAAGGCTTTCCTACACTGGTACACCGGTGAAGGCATGGATGAGATGGAGTTCACTGAGGCTGAAAGTAACATGAATGACCTTGTGTCTGAGTACCAACAGTATCAAGATGCCACTGCCGAGGAAGGCGAATTTgaggaagaggcagaagaagaggTTGCATAA